DNA from Bos indicus isolate NIAB-ARS_2022 breed Sahiwal x Tharparkar chromosome 15, NIAB-ARS_B.indTharparkar_mat_pri_1.0, whole genome shotgun sequence:
ATTTTTAGTAGATGTATTTTGTACTATTTGATCATTATTAttcatataaacatatacaatgcaatatttaaaaagaatacattaaattatgtattatatattataatatatatttttaaaatttgcaatattttaagtgaaaacaattttaatataatGATATAAGTCTTTACggcactttcctggtggctcatatgctaaagaatctgcctacaatgcaggagggttTGATCTCAGAgctgggaagatcttctggagaaggaaatggctacccactcccgtattctttcctggagaattccacagacaaaggagcctggcagcctatagtccTTGGgctcgcaaaaagttggacacaactaagtgactaatcAAGTCCTTATATAtgaacttttacattttttagttGTCTGCTTTTTTCCCCTACTGGTTGCTTACTACttgatttgtgttttttgtttgcttgtttgttttcaggAAAGGCTttgcaaactgaaaaaaaatagacTGGCAAATAAATAGAATGATTTAAGAGTTACTGAGAAAGCCCTGACCCTCAGATAACTCCTAACTGCTATCATTATGTCTGAAGACTGAAAAGTCAGTCATTCTTTTgcataatttttgcattttttaatgccTTAATTCCCTAAATGGAAGTGCATAAAATGCTGCATCAAAATGACTGGAGATATTCTTTCCTGAAATAGAAGAATGGACAGGATATCAATACATCTTTAAGATTCTAGCAGCTGCTATTTCTATAAATAGTAGAAGTGaggttgttggatcatatgggGAACTTTTAATCAACAGGTATAAAATTACAATTTTGCAAGACGAATAGGATAAAAATATGCTATACGCCATTGTGTacacagttaataatactgtattgtgcatttcaaagtattttaatgGGGTAAATTCTCATACTAGAATGAGCAGGGTAAAAGAATCAAGACATCTTCAGAGGGAGGTAATCACTAACACTGAAAATGGAGATCAACTCAGTAAACACTAAAATAATTCTTGGCAAACACTGAAGACTTGAAAGGGTACTGGAATTTTGGATTGTCTTAActcagttatgaccaacctagacagcatattaaaaatcagaaatattactttgccaacaaaggtccatctagtcaaggctatcgtttttccagtagtcatgtatggatgtgagagttggactacaaagaaaactgagcaccaaagaattgatgcttttgaagtgtggtgttggagaagactcttgagagtcccttggactgcaaggagatccaaccagtccattctgaaggagatcagtcctaagtgttcattggaaggactgatgttgaagctgaaactccaagactttggccacctgatgtgaagagctgactcatttgaaaagaccctgatgctgggaaagattgagggcaggaggagaaggggttgacagaggatgagatggttggatggcatcaccgcctcaatggacatgagtttgagtaaactccgggagttggaatggacagggaggcctggtgagctgcagtccatgggatcacagagtcggacaggactgagtgactgaactgaactgaactcagtgtgTCTTCCATTCTGCAGGAAAACCTTGAGAGTAGAGTCTGAAACACTGggttcttatctgtaaaatgagaagggGCCTGAAAGCAGAATGGGATTCAATGGGGActctgcagatgacatcatctaGGAGAAAGGGGTAGAAATAGCTCAGCAATCTCCAGTATTACATCCCTAGTCTTTGAATCAAACTGGCTAAATCAGTACTAAAATCTACAAAGTGCCACTGAGTGGCCTCAGACTCCAGCTAACCTTCTGACTGGCTTTGTAAGGTAGCAATATTTGACCCCCCAGCCCCCCAAAATGTctctttggcatgtggattatttCCAGCTGAAAACAATCAAGATCCAAAAGACTCCAGAATTTTTGATCTTCCCCCTGATTGTCTAAAAAATACTAGATAAAGGGCTGTTGACATCTGCAGAGAAAGTCGGCTAGGTGTAGTCAGGCAAATGCAGGCAAAGCCTAGAGATCCAAGTCCACTCTGTACCACACTCTCTACCAGACCCAGCAGATATCAGTTTATGAAgcatttgtttttccatctccaTGCGAATTCCCTCCTGCtcctttgaagtcccaaaccactaccctcaacatcctcttttgtctcTAGCTGAAGACAGTATTTAAGGTAAAGACTTTGGCCATTTTGATGAGCTACTCAGTTTTCCTGAGTTGCTTCCATGTATACATGTCCTACAACTTTTATTTGATTTCTTCCTGCAAATCTATCTGATGGCAATTTAATTCTCAGACCCACCAACCAGCTAAGAGAACTTAGGAAGATGGTAGAGGAGAATTCTTTCCTCTCTGACAGctctgatgaaataaaaatgcacGTTCTAAGGCAAGTCAGAGAAATGTGTAcataatttttgtttctcttcctttgacATCCTCTCTCCCCTCTACTGTGCACTGTGTCTTCCCATCAGCAGAAATGTCTACTGAAAAACAAAGAGACACGTTCTCCTAGCATCAGCAAGATAAATCCTTAGGAAATACCCTTCCTTCTTGTAAGGGGCTCACCATGATGACCCCTGACCCATCACTAATTGTACATGTAGATCTGGTTTGTTTACACTGTCAAAAATACATCATTCAATGAACAGCTCTTCGTCTCAGAAAATTACTTGACTGTGCTTTGACCTTTAAAAGATAGAACAATTCCAGAACTTTCTGAGAGGCTGTTTCTGGGTTATAATCCTTAGTTTGGTTCAAATAAGATCTTCTACTTAATTCTTAGATCAACTGATAAATTTTTTCATCGGCAGATTCCACAAGTTTCACCAGATACGAGTTTCTGCCTTGGCCCAtttggatttctcaggcaaaagttgagcattttattacttttaataattCTATCCTATATTTTCTCTGATTGAGATTTTTGAACTCGAATTACTCCTCCAATTGAAAGTCATGCTTACAGAGTTCCAGATTTTGTTGaaggagaaactgaaaaaaagggAATCCAGATGGATTAAGCTAAGAGAAGTTCTAATTGTTTTTACTGactggtgatttagtcgctaagtatttgactttttgtgaccccatggactgtagcctaccaggctcctctgtccatgggattttccaggctagaatgctggagtgggttgccattttctcctccagagcatcttctccacccagggatagaacctgggtcttctgcattgcaggcagattctttgccaattgagccaccagggaagcctatgtaaattttatgaaatgcaGAAGGCAGCACTTAACcgtgaaacattttaaaaattatggtactATGCTTTGTATTGTACAATTGTACAATATATACTATATTGTGCAATTTGAGAAGTCCAAAAGAATTCTcagatgaaagtggaagtgtattaaagaaaaatgtgatatCCTTGTATAGATGAAATAAAGTCTATATTTCTGTGTTAATACCTATATGGTAATTTAAATCAACGGATATTTTCCAAACATCACTGACTCTATTTAATCTGTAGTAACAGTGCATGTGATTTCCTAGGATTTCCACTTTTTGGAATGTAGAagattctgtcctttattttagtTTCAAAATAAGATATGGAAATTACTTTTCTATCCCTTGTCATGAAGTAAAATATCTATTCTCTCtaaaaatattatacttaatTAAATGACATCATGGGAAAACTAACCTATTTCTTTCCAGAAAAGCTAACTGGACTAAATGGACCAACAGAATCGATCATCACTGACTGAATTCATTCTGATGGGGGTCACAAAGCAGCCTGAGCTTCAGACTCCCCTTTTCGGAGCCTTCCTCATCATCTACACAATCACAGTGGTGGGAAATCTGGGCATGATCATCTTAACTCAAGTGGATTCCCGGCTGCACACACCTATGTACTTTTTTATCAAACACCTGGCTTTCATTGATCTTGGTAATTCTACTGTCATTTGCCCCAAGATGCTGGTGAATTTTGTTGTGGATCAAAATACCATTTCCTATTATGCATGTGCCACACAGTTGGCTTTCTTCCTTATGTTCATTATCAGTGAATTTTTTATCTTGTCagccatggcctatgaccgctactTGGCTATCTGCAACCCTCTGCTATACCATGTTATCATGTCCCAGAGACTTTGTCATATGCTGGTAGGCATTCCATACCTCTACAGTACCTTTCAGGCACTCCTGTTTACTATTAAGATTTTTACATTGACTTTTTGTGGCTCTAATGTCATCAGTCATTTCTACTGTGATGATGTTCCCTTGTTACTTATGCTCTGCTCAAACGCACAAGAAATAGAATTGTTGATCATACTGTTTTCAGCATTTAATTTGATCTCTTCCCTCCTGGTCATCCTAATGTCCTACATACTGATCCTGACAGTAATATTTCAAATGCGTTCTTCAGAGAGCAGGAAAAAAGCTTTCTCCACATGTGGTTCTCAcctgatggtggtggtagtgttcTATGGGTCTCTACTATTTATGTATATGCAGCCCAACTCCACTCACTCCTTTGATACAGATAAAATGGCCTCTGTGTTTTATACTTTAGTGATTCCCATGCTTAACCCCTTCATCTACAGCTTAAGGAACAAAGAAGTAAACAGTGCCTTCCAAATGGTCTTAAAGAATAAGTGCAAACTTTGTATCTAACATCCaataatgaaataagaaatagtatttccaccagcagatgaatcgataagaaagctgtggtacatatacacaatggagtattactcagcaattaaaaagaatacatttgaatcagttctaatgaggtagataaactggagcctattatacagagtgaagtaagccagaaagaaaaacaccaatacagtatattaacgcatatatatggaatttagaaagatggcaatgacaaccctgtatgcaagacagcaaaagagacacagatgtatagaacaatcttttggactctgtgggagagggagggtggaatgatatgggagaatgacattaaaacatgtacaatatcatataagaaacgaatcgccagtccaggtttgaggcaggatacaggaagcttggggctggtgcactgggatgacccagagggatggtatggggagggaggtgggaggggtgttcaggatggggaacatgtgtacacccgtggtggatgcatgttgatgtatgtcataaccaatacaatattgtaaaataaaaaataataataataataaataaataaataaaagaaatagtattttaataAACTATGATTAAGGCATATGTCAGTTGatgtttctaaaaaatatatattgaggggaggagccaagatggcagaggagtagaatggggagaacactttctcccccacaaattcatcaaaagaacattcaaacgccgagtaaattccacagaacaacttctgaatgccagcagaggacatcaggcacccagaaaagcaacccaagtcttcaaaaggaggcaggaaaaaatataaaagacaaaaaaagagacaaaagagggagggatggagttccgtcctgggaagggagtcccgtcccgggaagggagtcttaaaaagagagaagtttccaaacaccaggaaaccttctcactgccaaatctgtgccaagctttgaaagcacagagggcaatataacagggaggaaaaataaataaacaattaaaacccgcagattgcgagccctacggtaactcccccagcagagaagcagtgcagacgcctgcacacgccattagcaagcgggggctgggcagggaggtgtggcgcaggctgcatcgcttagagtaaggatctggcctgaataccctgaacgctatctgagcaaaataatttgggctagcaaaccagactgtgggatatctaccatgcgaaaagccagccctaacctaagacaccgccaggcccgcgcatggaacagaggactgaacagagatagccggctgcagaccttccccctctggtgacaggcagccagaaccaGAAGGGGCCAATCGCAGCcacagagagacattatctataaaactgtaagcaggcttctttgctaactaaaagttcttgggggtctggatggtcaacatctgcctgagaaggtgcgccggttgtacacctagataaccgagcagcAGAAAGGCGATAAGTCGCAACAATcgtgctcaccaaacacctcatcacctgagctgctcggacctgggaagggcacaaaacgtaggcccaaccgagtctgtgcctctgaggactacccgagtgcctgaacctgagtggcttggacctgggagttgcaggcagcccagggccggccacggatggttcccggcggagcaacctagagcctgagcagtgtgggcagggaggctacacgcactGTGAGTCGGGGCAGACCCAgcgtggctgaggcactgtgagcacacgccagtgttatttgtttgcagcatccctccctccctccccacagagggactgaacaagtgagcctaaaaaaaaaaataagtgtcctccaccatcccctttgtgtcagggcggaaaccagacactgaagagaccagcaaacagaagaagctttaacagagggaaccaccttggaagctacaggcaatagattaaaaccctgtggttactactgactacataggaaggggcctatagatcttgagaaatataatttGGACCAAGGAAATAGccagaaatgaactgaacccacaatactcacaacaaaaccagacaaagtcctagatatatttttactttttttacgatcattctttcttttttttttaattttttttaaaaattttaagtcctctattattcctttttcacttttataacttattactttgcaaaaaaaagacccttttttttttacagcaaacttcatatatatatatattttttataatattttgatcttgttttttttcttcttcttcttttctttaacatcatatttttgaaattccaaactctactttagatttttaattttacctttttggtatatgttatcaaatttgtacctatagtttgtttgtttttttaataatttctgtgacttttttttttctgtttctttctcttcttcttttatataacattgtatatctgaaattcaaaactctactctagatttttaatttatgctttttggtatttgatatcaattttgtacctgtattttctttataatttttgtgactttgtttttgtttgtttttcattctttctttttcttcttcttttttttaacattgtatttttgaaattccaaactctactctagatttttaacttttgctttttggtattagttatcaattttgtacctgtattttctttataattttcgtgaccttgtttgtttttgtttgttcgtttttttctctctttctttccttcttctttttgttaacatcgtatttttgaaatttcaaactctactctagatttttaatttttgcttttatgtatttgttaccaatatggtacctttaagaacccaatcttcagtacccatttttcactagggagcgagattactggcttgactgctctctctccctttggactctcctttttctccaccaggtcgcctgtgtctcctccttaacccctctctactctacccaactctgtgaatttctgtgtgttccagatggtggagaacacttagggaactgattactggttggatctgtctccccccttttcattccccccttttatccttctggccacctctgtctccttcctccttcatctcttctctgtataactccgtgaacatctctgaccagtccagttgtggagtgcacataaggaagtgattactggctagcccactctctcctctattgattggacctcatctcattcaggtcacctctaactccctcctccgtcttctcttctccatgtaacgctatGAACCTCTCTGGGAGAactcacggtagagaaacttttcatctttaatgtagatgttttatcaatggtgctgtatagaagaagttttgaaactactgtaaaaataagaccaataactggaagcaggaggtttaagtccaaaccctgactccagggaactcctgactccaaggaacattaattgacaggagctcatcaaatgcctccatacctacactgaaaccaaacaccacacaagggccaacaagatccagggcaagacataccaagcaaattctccagcaacaaagaaacacagccctgaggtccaagatacaggctgccaaaactcaccccaaaaccatagacatctcataactcatt
Protein-coding regions in this window:
- the OR8K5 gene encoding olfactory receptor 8K5; the protein is MDQQNRSSLTEFILMGVTKQPELQTPLFGAFLIIYTITVVGNLGMIILTQVDSRLHTPMYFFIKHLAFIDLGNSTVICPKMLVNFVVDQNTISYYACATQLAFFLMFIISEFFILSAMAYDRYLAICNPLLYHVIMSQRLCHMLVGIPYLYSTFQALLFTIKIFTLTFCGSNVISHFYCDDVPLLLMLCSNAQEIELLIILFSAFNLISSLLVILMSYILILTVIFQMRSSESRKKAFSTCGSHLMVVVVFYGSLLFMYMQPNSTHSFDTDKMASVFYTLVIPMLNPFIYSLRNKEVNSAFQMVLKNKCKLCI